In a genomic window of Cynocephalus volans isolate mCynVol1 chromosome 1, mCynVol1.pri, whole genome shotgun sequence:
- the GCSAM gene encoding germinal center-associated signaling and motility protein — MLNFRWQQDTQEIPWNLRLQNPKRRTSRCWDRHIAEGCCCLPWKKIHTFKGRQDSQKENEGMSSAAIQDNADQTYMEELCYALISHRVLRRRPSGNSAEEYYENVSCRVERPGETLGGTETEYSLLCVPSTSRHPPSPENEYELCMPSRISSHPLQQPRPCLAPSETQFSHL; from the exons ATGTTGAATTTTAGGTGGCAGCAGGACACTCAAGAGATTCCTTGGAATCTGAGACTCCAAAACCCCAAACGGAGAACATCCAG ATGCTGGGATCGCCACATCGCTGAAGGGTGTTGCTGCCTCCCGTG gaaaaaaatacacacttttAAAGGAAGACAAGATTCCCAAAAGGAAA aTGAAGGAATGTCATCTGCTGCCATCCAG GATAATGCTGACCAGACCTACATGGAGGAGCTGTGCTACGCCCTTATCAGTCACAGGGTCCTCAGGAGAAGGCCGTCAGGGAACTCTGCTGAGGAGTACTACGAGAATGTTTCCTGCAGGGTGGAGAGGCCCGGAGAGACCTTGGGAGGAACTGAGACTGAGTATTCACTTCTCTGTGTGCCTTCCACCTCTAGGCATCCACCTTCCCCAGAAAATGAATATGAACTTTGTATGCCTAGCAGAATCTCCTCTCACCCCCTGCAACAGCCACGTCCATGTTTGGCCccttctgagactcagttttcccatttgtaa